GACCACCTCGAAAAAGCGCTCCCGAAAGCCAACTTCACGCCCGTCGAATTCACATAGTCGATCATATGCGCAGGAGAGAAAGCGTAAGTTAACGTCATCGGAGTTGGTCGAGCCCACCTTGGCTCGCCTTCAAAGTAAGCAAAGTGCCTCGTAGTTCTTAAACTTCCACCGGCGGCGGGAACAACATCGCTGACGCCACACCTCGGCGAGACAATCACTCTCATCGTATCATAATCCAACTTCCCCGTCTCCGACAAACCCAGATTTTTCTGATACGAAACCAAAGCCGATTCAAATTCCTCATCGAAAAAATCCGTAAAATTATGGTCTCGAGACGAAAAGGGCATGTACCCAAAGCGGCCAAAGTAACGCTTAAGCTCCGCCATGCCGTCGATGCGGCCACCCTTTCCGGCGTCGAGGAACCGCATGAAACCATGCCACGAACTGTTTGACAACCCGTTGGCTTTCAGTTCGGACATAGAATCGGGCAAAAACATGGCGGGAAAAAGCGGGAGACAGAAAAGGAACATGAAGACAAAGCAGGGCCAGGTACGATGATTGTTGTAATAACTGGAAAACGGAAACATGTTGGGTTGGGTTGGGTTGGGTCGGGTCGTTAGTTCATAAAATCTAGCTTCTTTGCGTTGGATTCTGAGCTTTTGGGATTATATGGGAAGTTTAAAGGGATTAGTTTTCATCGAATTTATTACCTATTTTTCTTTGTTGTATTGTAATTATAGGTAAGATCGATGCACAAGAAACTGTGACGGACGTTTCCAGCATTCTGTCTTTTTTGTTAATTTTCCTTGGAGTTTCCCAGGTTGTTTTGGTGGATTAACAACttatatttgcaacttttgacCAATATATCAAGTTTGATTGTAAAACAAAACACAGAGTAATTGGTGTTGCGGAAACGAAATAATAAAACTCAATTCAATCGAGAGAACTAATATGAAACTGAAACATTATTAATACTAATTCTCTGTTTGAATGCAAGTTACTTACTTACACAGAGTATTAATTATATTCTTAATATAATACTATAATAAGAGCCCTaatacaatttaattaaaaaataatagttttaaggcaaaaacttgtgttagacggtctcgcaagtcgtattttgtgagacatatctcttatttggatcatccatgaaaaaatattactttttatgctaagagtattactttttattgtgaatatcaatgggattgactcgtctcacagataaagatttgtgaggtcatccatgaaaaaatattactttttagtcaaaaacttgtgtgagacggtctcacgggtcgtatttgtgagacggatctcttatttgggtaatccatgaaaaattattattttttatgctaagagtattactttttattgtgaatatgagtagggttgacccgtctcacagattaagatccgtgagacggtctcacatgagactcactctactttttattgtgaatatcgatatgattgacctgtctcacagataaatattcgtgagaccgtctcacaagacacATATCTTAGTTATAATGCAATTGAATACTAAGAGTGCTGATAAAAAATGTAATCTTATTAAATTATTGATCTTGACATGCATCATAAATTAAACTAGAGATAAGATTTTTTATCCGATTACAAACATTATTAGATTATATATTAAAGAATAAGAGATGAAGCATGTAATTAATCgctcaaaaaatataaatatattgggAATATAAAGATAAAGATGTTCGTATAAAAAGCACGTAGCTTTTAAAAATTGAGTaagatatatattaattaattcgaCATTGTTGCATTTGGATTCATAATTTTGAAATcagaaatttaaaatatataataacaaATTAATTGGCttgtttgggaaaaaaaaatttggcgaAATCCTCAACTATCTAATTTAGAAGCCATTATCATGAATTTGAAGTATATCTAAATATAAACTCAATTCAAATCTTTACTTCAAAATTCCTTCAAATAAAAGAATTGGTCTCTtgtgatctcacgaatctttatctgtgacacggtcaaccctatcgatgttcacaataaaaagtaatactttttcatggatgatccaaataagatatctgtatcacaaaatacgacccgtgagaccttctcacacaagtttttgtcttaatAAAAATCATCCAATCCAACCTCAATATAAATTTGCTAATTATATTGTTACTTTGGAGATTTATTGttttacatgcattaaaatgaaagattttgatAGATTTGATTTATATCTACATTTCAAATTCATCGTATTCACTTTATCCAAAAGTTAGAATCAACTGAGGATTTCAAATTTAATGCGATATTcatgtatattttttttccttcaaattcAAATACACCTTTTAaccttattattttaaattctcGCACAAATTCAAATGGGATTTTCTTGCTTTAATTAGCTGCATCCAAAAGGTTGAAGCGATGACTGACATGTAAATTAACAATCGAGTTGTCTACATCCCTCGATTGTAATCATTTTCATATTACAAATTCTATGTAAGGACGTTT
The Primulina tabacum isolate GXHZ01 chromosome 9, ASM2559414v2, whole genome shotgun sequence DNA segment above includes these coding regions:
- the LOC142556683 gene encoding metalloendoproteinase 1-MMP-like; this encodes MFPFSSYYNNHRTWPCFVFMFLFCLPLFPAMFLPDSMSELKANGLSNSSWHGFMRFLDAGKGGRIDGMAELKRYFGRFGYMPFSSRDHNFTDFFDEEFESALVSYQKNLGLSETGKLDYDTMRVIVSPRCGVSDVVPAAGGSLRTTRHFAYFEGEPRWARPTPMTLTYAFSPAHMIDYVNSTGVKLAFGSAFSRWSAVIPVNFTEARSYSSANIKIGWYSGDHGDGEEFDGVLGVLAHAFSPENGRFHLDSAERWAVDFSTEKSKVAVDLESVATHEIGHLLGLGHSSVKEAIMYPSLSPRKKKVELREDDVEGIQALYGSNPNYRYDSRLESDISSSWGMGSDIRRRMLKISGIIVGVASLLFLGL